The following are encoded together in the Macadamia integrifolia cultivar HAES 741 chromosome 10, SCU_Mint_v3, whole genome shotgun sequence genome:
- the LOC122090677 gene encoding uncharacterized protein LOC122090677 — protein MERPRKRTCGGHMLEGMSGRDPSVEGGGRLLPSGSRDKHSRVPRSISAIPRGVPPRGGPPALATYGHPNMVREWYKILLPTAKRLIDDTCLCRLALLETKKFDPGLMRGLIERWWPNTHSFHLPVGEITITPFCFYALTGIPFGSRPLILPETMEADDFLSLTGIPISTDQNSIALGEITARWWEPSWGD, from the exons ATGGAGAGACCAAGGAAGAGGACCTGCGGAGGTCATATGCTCGAGGGCATGTCTGGACGTGACCCTTCagttgaggggggggggaggctcCTGCCATCTGGTTCACGGGACAAACACTCAAGGGTACCCAGGAGCATATCTGCAATTCCGCGTGGG gtGCCCCCTAGGGGTGGGCCTCCAGCCTTGGCCACATATGGACACCCCAACATGGTCCGAGAGTGGTATAAGATACTCCTCCCAACGGCCAAACGCTTGATAGATGATACTTGCTTGTGCCGCTTGGCTCTTCTGGAGACCAAGAAATTTGATCCTGGGTTGATGAGAGGGCTCATTGAGCGGTGGTGGCCCAACAcacattctttccatcttcctgtgggtgagatcaccatcactcCGTTCTGTTTCTATGCCTTGACGGGCATTCCATTTGGTAGTAGGCCCTTGATTTTGCCCGAGACTATGGAGGCAGATGATTTTCTAAGCTTAACCGGGATCCCTATTTCTACGGACCAAAATTCGATTGCATTGGGTGAGATTACGGCTCGTTGGTGGGAACCATCTTGGGGGGACTGA